In Aricia agestis chromosome 16, ilAriAges1.1, whole genome shotgun sequence, one genomic interval encodes:
- the LOC121735088 gene encoding serine/threonine-protein phosphatase 4 regulatory subunit 2, which produces MENTEEIFHFLEEFSKRKTKTIPQELNDYLAYVARTGDPVYQWSLVKCLFKEKLLNVITDFYETTPGIEIPPYPNVDPFNYDIMKNSLIERLDSFTSAPFTVQRICELLTYPRKQYNRIDKFMRAVEKNILVVSTREPGPQRHIETENGESIEPAVNGSDNNSEYNVDVEMEDMSWKENNDTQHNSEPQPSSSDAHISVDDIETHVPKQEAPNDTPEKAATQSESQTTIESNMEITPKEKENTETSETITEPTTVPTDTKTVEDTQPSTDPDTDMTVEESKPALTIPDIKVDDAEMTEQRLIEENKENENAEEIKKTDNLETNTQPISSDESSSDSNFKEENEVKHISEVSTSSEESSSSSDNNESSSNSPKAEIIPNAEEITECEKKEEPLPENEKEPIKEVEPETVPAKIESDNYSISDVNSELAPIKKDEPKQNDSSMESTVDDSDKKEEKEDAAKSEATEA; this is translated from the coding sequence ATGGAAAATACGGAAGAAATATTTCATTTTCTCGAAGAATTTTCAAAACGTAAAACTAAAACTATACCTCAAGAACTGAACGACTACTTAGCGTACGTAGCGCGTACCGGTGATCCTGTGTACCAGTGGTCCCTAGTGAAATGTTTATTCAAAGAAAAACTGCTTAATGTTATAACAGACTTCTATGAAACAACACCTGGCATTGAAATTCCGCCGTATCCAAACGTCGATCCCTTCAATTACGACATTAtgaaaaatagtttaatagAGCGTCTCGATTCCTTTACCTCCGCACCGTTTACCGTTCAGCGTATTTGTGAACTATTAACTTATCCTAGGAAACAATATAATCGAATCGATAAGTTTATGCGTGcagtagaaaaaaatattctagttgTGAGCACAAGGGAGCCCGGACCACAGCGGCATATCGAAACTGAGAACGGGGAGTCCATAGAGCCAGCTGTCAACGGTTCAGATAATAATTCAGAGTACAATGTAGATGTTGAAATGGAGGATATGTCATGGAAAGAAAACAATGACACACAACACAACTCGGAACCGCAGcccagctcctctgatgctcatatttcagttgatgaCATAGAAACTCATGTACCTAAACAAGAAGCCCCCAATGACACACCAGAAAAAGCTGCAACACAATCAGAAAGTCAAACCACTATCGAATCAAACATGGAAATCACACCAAAAGAGAAGGAAAATACTGAGACATCAGAAACAATAACGGAGCCAACTACTGTACCTACTGATACAAAAACTGTTGAAGATACTCAACCAAGTACAGATCCGGATACAGATATGACAGTTGAAGAGTCTAAACCAGCACTTACGATTCCAGACATCAAAGTGGATGATGCAGAAATGACCGAACAGAGGCTTATTGAAGAAAACAAAGAAAACGAAAATGCTGAAGAGATTAAAAAGACTGACAATTTAGAAACAAATACCCAACCTATTTCTAGCGATGAAAGCAGTTCAGATTCAAATTTCAAAGAAGAAAATGAAGTAAAACATATTTCTGAAGTGTCTACGTCTAGTGAGGAGAGCTCCTCATCGAGTGACAATAATGAAAGCAGCAGTAACTCACCTAAAGCTGAAATAATTCCAAATGCAGAAGAAATAACTGAATGTGAAAAGAAAGAAGAACCACTGCCAGAGAATGAGAAGGAACCGATCAAAGAAGTTGAACCCGAAACTGTTCCAGCAAAAATAGAATCAGACAACTACTCAATTTCTGATGTCAATTCTGAATTAGCTCCAATTAAGAAGGATGAGCCTAAACAGAATGATTCATCTATGGAAAGTACTGTAGACGACAGTGATAAGAAGGAAGAAAAAGAAGATGCTGCTAAAAGTGAGGCAACAGAGGCATAA